The following are encoded together in the Capsulimonas corticalis genome:
- a CDS encoding pyroglutamyl-peptidase I — translation MRTVLLTGFEPFHDNAVNPSQLIAERLNGETIGNARVVSLTLPVVFGEDTRRVFAAIDEWKPSVVISLGLSAGIGSIDVEMFAVNHRIADGSKALPPIAEDGPAAYFSTLPIDPICAAIEERAHLPVRRHGYAGSFLCNHILYQTLRHIETHKIDCRAGFLHLPQATENSAKGQPSLPLEQMIAGVRIAIEAAMSTP, via the coding sequence ATGAGGACAGTATTGCTGACAGGCTTCGAGCCGTTTCACGATAACGCCGTCAACCCTTCTCAGCTCATCGCCGAACGCCTGAACGGAGAGACCATCGGGAATGCGCGCGTCGTCAGCCTGACGCTTCCGGTCGTGTTCGGCGAAGACACCCGGCGCGTCTTCGCCGCGATCGATGAGTGGAAACCGTCCGTCGTGATCTCGCTCGGCCTGAGCGCCGGAATCGGCTCGATCGATGTGGAGATGTTCGCCGTCAACCACCGCATCGCCGACGGATCCAAAGCGCTGCCGCCCATCGCCGAAGACGGCCCCGCCGCTTACTTCTCCACTCTCCCGATCGATCCCATCTGCGCCGCCATCGAAGAACGCGCCCACCTCCCCGTCCGCCGTCACGGCTACGCCGGGAGCTTTCTCTGCAACCACATCCTCTACCAGACCCTCCGCCACATCGAAACACACAAGATCGACTGCCGGGCCGGCTTCCTCCACCTCCCGCAAGCAACGGAAAACTCCGCCAAAGGCCAGCCCTCCCTGCCTCTAGAGCAGATGATCGCCGGCGTTCGCATCGCCATTGAAGCGGCGATGAGCACACCATAA
- the fliB gene encoding flagellin lysine-N-methylase: MRRSIKLLQPRYFADFRCIGSDCEDTCCAGMGVVIDKETYGKYQECSHPDLKPIIDTGIAVNPESTSDATYAQVVVKDGHCPFLTDERLCAIQQILGERALSRTCAMFPRAMSTVNGVVERSLYLSCPEAARVVLLNPEPMQFDQITEDQDERFTDFPILNSDDFADAPKPYRYFWEVRAFIVSLLQNREYRVWERLIVLGLFCDQLNQHIIDQTTDGVPDLMQSYTDLLALRGFDETLAGVGVHPAVQLNFLAQSMEHRIFSDSVSTRFVDCYYECMEGIGYTPDTSIDDGAARYAAAYEQYYKPFMDQREHIFENYLVNYVFKLLFPFGPQKSVYYEEKSVYSEFVLMAAHFAMLRSLLVGMSGYYQSSFGEPQIVKLFQSFAKAIEHNPPYLKRILKSLEENEMSDMAVMAVFIKN, from the coding sequence ATGCGACGATCCATCAAATTGCTTCAGCCTCGGTATTTCGCCGATTTCCGCTGTATCGGCTCCGATTGCGAGGACACCTGCTGCGCGGGCATGGGCGTCGTGATTGACAAGGAGACGTATGGAAAGTATCAGGAGTGCAGTCACCCCGACTTGAAGCCGATCATCGATACGGGGATCGCGGTGAACCCCGAGTCGACTAGTGACGCCACCTACGCGCAGGTGGTGGTGAAAGACGGGCACTGCCCGTTTCTCACCGACGAGCGTCTCTGCGCCATCCAGCAGATCTTAGGTGAGCGCGCCCTCTCGCGCACCTGCGCGATGTTTCCGCGCGCCATGAGCACGGTCAATGGGGTTGTCGAGCGCTCCCTTTATCTTTCCTGCCCGGAAGCGGCGCGCGTCGTTCTCCTCAATCCCGAGCCGATGCAGTTCGATCAGATCACCGAGGATCAGGACGAGCGCTTTACGGATTTCCCAATCCTGAATTCGGACGACTTCGCCGACGCGCCCAAGCCTTATCGCTACTTCTGGGAGGTTCGCGCGTTTATCGTCTCGCTGCTGCAAAATCGGGAGTATCGCGTGTGGGAGCGCCTGATTGTCCTGGGCCTGTTCTGCGATCAATTGAACCAGCACATCATCGATCAGACGACCGACGGCGTTCCGGATCTGATGCAGTCTTATACGGATCTTCTTGCCCTGCGGGGATTTGACGAGACTCTGGCGGGCGTCGGCGTTCATCCCGCCGTGCAGCTCAACTTTCTGGCGCAGTCGATGGAGCATCGGATCTTCTCGGACAGTGTCAGCACCCGGTTTGTCGACTGCTATTACGAGTGCATGGAGGGGATCGGGTACACTCCGGACACCAGTATCGACGACGGCGCCGCCCGCTACGCCGCCGCGTACGAGCAATATTACAAGCCGTTCATGGACCAGCGCGAGCATATCTTCGAGAACTACCTCGTGAATTACGTTTTCAAGCTGCTGTTTCCATTCGGACCGCAAAAGAGCGTGTACTACGAGGAAAAGAGCGTTTATAGCGAATTCGTGCTGATGGCCGCGCACTTCGCCATGCTGCGCAGCCTTCTGGTCGGCATGTCCGGCTACTATCAATCATCCTTCGGAGAGCCGCAGATCGTCAAGCTATTCCAATCCTTCGCCAAGGCCATCGAGCACAACCCGCCCTACTTGAAGCGGATCCTGAAGTCGCTGGAAGAAAACGAAATGTCGGATATGGCGGTCATGGCCGTCTTTATCAAAAATTAG
- a CDS encoding aldo/keto reductase, with the protein MQTRRLGNSDLEITPIGFGAWAIGGAGWAFGWGEQDDQDSVGAIRAALDAGINWIDTAAVYGLGHSEEIVAKALQGVTNKPYVFTKCSRVWDDQGAVTSRLKADSIRREIEGSLKRLQTDAIDLYQIHWPRPDEEIEEAWTTLAELKSEGKVRWIGVSNFSAAQMKRAQVIAPITSLQPPYSLLAREIEDEILPYAAENNIGVLVYSPMQSGLLSGSFTKERAEKLGADDWRSRNENFQEPKLSSNLELVELLREIGSDHGRTPGEIAIAWTLRDPVVTAAIVGARRPNQIAGIIGAADFRLSQMEITQIDAFVDPAEAPTA; encoded by the coding sequence ATGCAGACACGTCGGCTGGGAAACAGCGACTTAGAGATCACGCCCATCGGTTTCGGCGCCTGGGCCATCGGCGGCGCGGGCTGGGCGTTCGGCTGGGGCGAGCAGGACGATCAGGATTCCGTCGGCGCCATTCGCGCAGCGCTGGACGCCGGGATCAACTGGATCGACACCGCCGCCGTTTACGGCCTCGGCCACTCGGAAGAGATCGTCGCCAAAGCCCTGCAAGGCGTCACCAATAAGCCTTATGTCTTTACGAAGTGCTCGCGTGTTTGGGACGATCAAGGCGCAGTGACCAGCCGCCTGAAAGCCGATTCGATCCGACGGGAAATCGAAGGCAGCTTAAAGCGGCTGCAAACCGACGCCATCGATCTGTACCAGATCCACTGGCCGCGCCCCGACGAAGAGATCGAGGAAGCCTGGACGACGCTGGCCGAATTGAAATCCGAAGGCAAGGTCCGCTGGATCGGCGTCTCCAACTTCAGCGCCGCCCAGATGAAGCGCGCGCAGGTGATCGCGCCCATCACTTCGCTCCAGCCGCCCTACTCGCTGCTGGCGCGCGAGATCGAGGACGAGATCCTTCCCTACGCCGCCGAGAACAATATCGGCGTCCTCGTTTACTCGCCCATGCAGTCGGGTCTGCTCAGCGGCTCCTTCACCAAGGAGCGCGCGGAGAAACTGGGAGCCGACGACTGGCGCAGCCGTAATGAGAATTTCCAGGAGCCGAAGCTGTCGAGCAACCTGGAGTTGGTGGAGCTTCTGCGCGAGATCGGCTCCGACCATGGACGCACGCCCGGCGAAATCGCCATCGCCTGGACCCTGCGCGACCCGGTCGTCACCGCCGCCATCGTCGGCGCGCGCCGCCCGAACCAGATCGCGGGAATCATCGGCGCGGCCGATTTCCGGCTGAGCCAGATGGAGATCACGCAGATCGACGCCTTCGTCGACCCCGCCGAAGCGCCGACCGCTTAG
- a CDS encoding alpha/beta hydrolase, whose product MQTQQLSLVHLVRPAMQASGDGLAPPLLVLVHGYGSNEQDLMALAGYFDPRFLIVSVRAPRTLGQGSYAWFDLEFSPEGIKADPEQMAEGLSMLTAFLKELPDAYAHDPNRVLIGGFSQGAILSIGVLLHQPQSVGGVIALSGRLWPGGLEIADRGALAGKPILVTHGIYDTVLPIANGREIQSALSQLPVELTYREYPMAHEINQDALRDVLAWLGTWMRQ is encoded by the coding sequence ATGCAGACTCAACAGCTTTCTCTCGTCCACCTGGTTCGTCCGGCGATGCAGGCGTCCGGCGACGGCCTTGCGCCGCCGCTATTGGTCCTCGTTCACGGCTATGGCAGCAATGAACAGGATCTGATGGCGCTCGCCGGCTATTTCGACCCACGCTTTCTGATCGTCAGCGTCCGCGCGCCGCGCACGCTGGGGCAGGGGAGTTACGCCTGGTTCGATCTGGAGTTTTCGCCGGAAGGGATCAAAGCGGATCCGGAGCAGATGGCCGAGGGCCTGAGCATGCTGACCGCCTTTCTGAAAGAACTGCCGGACGCCTACGCGCACGATCCCAATCGCGTTCTGATCGGCGGCTTCAGCCAGGGCGCGATCCTGAGCATCGGGGTGCTGCTCCACCAGCCCCAGTCCGTCGGCGGCGTCATCGCTCTGAGCGGACGCCTTTGGCCGGGCGGCCTCGAGATCGCCGACCGAGGAGCCCTCGCCGGCAAGCCCATCCTGGTAACACACGGGATCTACGACACTGTCCTGCCCATCGCCAACGGGCGCGAGATCCAGAGCGCCCTTTCTCAGCTTCCCGTCGAATTGACGTATCGCGAATATCCCATGGCGCACGAAATCAACCAGGACGCCCTGCGCGACGTGCTGGCGTGGCTGGGAACATGGATGAGACAGTAA
- a CDS encoding type II secretion system protein, which yields MKSRRQSAQGFTLIELLVVIAIIAILAAILFPVFAKAREKARQISCLSNEKQLGLAMMQYVQDNDETFPGYNMNYPGLPATDNKVYPGWAGKVYQYVKSTGAFKCPDDPTSPSTTIPNASVVSYGFNKDMITQSIATMSAPASTLMCFEINNNNEVVLTDPNEIKSGVGLGFGTPLSNQTADATYVTGVYPSRHFTSLPPVHTGGANYIAADGHAKFLLPTRVSSGQNAVNATDPQANSPTERATGTGAMDNGFGSNSATMTFSLI from the coding sequence ATGAAGTCACGCCGCCAATCCGCTCAAGGTTTTACCTTGATTGAACTGCTCGTCGTCATAGCCATTATCGCGATTCTCGCCGCCATCCTTTTCCCCGTCTTCGCGAAGGCGCGTGAGAAGGCGCGTCAGATCAGCTGCCTCTCCAATGAAAAGCAGCTGGGTCTGGCGATGATGCAATATGTCCAGGATAATGACGAAACATTTCCGGGATACAACATGAATTATCCCGGCCTCCCGGCCACGGATAACAAGGTTTATCCCGGCTGGGCCGGCAAAGTGTATCAGTACGTCAAGAGCACCGGCGCCTTCAAGTGTCCCGACGATCCGACATCGCCGTCCACCACGATCCCAAACGCCTCGGTCGTTTCCTACGGCTTCAACAAGGACATGATCACGCAGTCGATTGCGACGATGTCCGCGCCGGCTTCGACCTTGATGTGTTTCGAAATCAACAACAATAACGAGGTTGTCCTCACGGACCCCAATGAAATCAAATCCGGCGTCGGCCTCGGATTTGGCACGCCGCTCTCGAATCAAACCGCCGACGCCACTTACGTCACCGGCGTGTATCCGAGCCGCCACTTTACCAGCCTGCCGCCCGTCCACACCGGCGGCGCGAATTATATCGCCGCCGACGGCCATGCGAAGTTCCTTCTGCCCACGCGCGTCTCCAGCGGACAGAATGCGGTGAACGCCACCGATCCGCAGGCGAATTCGCCGACGGAGCGCGCCACGGGAACCGGCGCGATGGACAATGGCTTTGGCTCCAACTCGGCGACGATGACGTTCAGCTTGATCTAA
- a CDS encoding diguanylate cyclase: MNVLIAEDDGVSAMVLRKALEKREHYVAHAEDGEQAWRLLREQPFDLVISDWMMPAMDGLELCRRIRQRDASEYTYVLMLTAKGLREDRLEGLGAGADDFLIKPLDHAELGARLNTAERVLKMQSDLQLRTQETKEALQMQEAANWRFAELYMGLPVACIAFDIHGRIREWNRASEVLFGASAGQMFERPVWEALHTADCWDDQEALVRGIVAGDCVENDEWIFRHPEHGDRYLTRRLFPLRSIGGEIVGGIGIHQDITQRKHAERQVEEQMQRIHVYATELETRTALLEAANARLQALATTDGLTGIYNHRAFQERLTVEVQRAHRYNTELSLVLLDVDHFKSYNDTFGHPAGDRVLARVAGSLMGSVRVMDFVARYGGEEFAVILPETGGMGARLAAERFRAALTAQPWPKRPVTASYGVGRLQPGMDAAELIASADRALYGAKKAGRDCVVVFGEETAGAASE; this comes from the coding sequence TTGAATGTTCTAATAGCGGAAGATGACGGTGTATCGGCGATGGTGCTGCGCAAAGCCCTGGAGAAGCGCGAGCACTACGTCGCGCACGCCGAGGATGGCGAACAGGCCTGGCGGCTTCTCCGGGAGCAGCCGTTTGATCTCGTGATCTCCGACTGGATGATGCCGGCGATGGACGGGCTGGAGCTCTGCCGGCGAATCCGTCAGAGGGACGCGTCCGAATACACCTACGTTCTGATGCTGACGGCCAAGGGACTGCGGGAGGATCGTCTGGAGGGGCTAGGGGCCGGCGCCGACGACTTCCTGATCAAGCCCCTGGACCACGCCGAGCTTGGCGCGCGTCTCAACACCGCCGAACGTGTCCTGAAAATGCAGTCCGACTTGCAGCTGCGCACTCAGGAGACAAAAGAAGCGCTTCAGATGCAGGAGGCGGCGAATTGGCGTTTCGCGGAACTGTATATGGGGCTGCCCGTGGCCTGTATCGCTTTTGATATCCATGGCCGGATCCGCGAGTGGAATCGCGCCAGTGAAGTCCTGTTTGGCGCGTCGGCGGGACAGATGTTCGAGCGCCCCGTGTGGGAGGCGTTGCACACCGCCGATTGCTGGGACGACCAGGAGGCGCTGGTGCGCGGTATCGTCGCCGGCGACTGCGTGGAGAACGATGAGTGGATCTTTCGCCACCCCGAGCACGGCGACAGGTATCTGACACGCCGCCTCTTCCCGCTGCGCAGTATCGGCGGCGAGATCGTGGGGGGAATCGGGATCCATCAGGATATTACGCAGCGCAAGCATGCGGAGCGTCAAGTGGAAGAGCAGATGCAGCGCATCCACGTCTACGCCACGGAGCTGGAAACCCGCACGGCGTTGCTGGAGGCGGCGAACGCGCGGCTCCAGGCGCTGGCGACGACGGACGGGTTGACGGGCATCTACAACCATCGCGCCTTTCAGGAGCGATTGACGGTCGAAGTGCAGCGCGCCCATCGTTATAACACCGAGCTGTCGCTGGTGCTTCTGGACGTCGACCACTTCAAAAGCTATAACGACACCTTCGGCCATCCGGCCGGTGATCGGGTTCTGGCGCGCGTCGCCGGCTCGCTGATGGGATCGGTGCGCGTCATGGACTTTGTCGCCCGTTACGGCGGCGAGGAGTTCGCGGTGATCCTGCCCGAGACCGGCGGCATGGGCGCGCGCCTGGCCGCGGAGCGCTTCCGCGCCGCGCTCACCGCGCAGCCATGGCCGAAGCGCCCCGTAACCGCCAGCTACGGCGTCGGAAGACTCCAGCCCGGCATGGACGCCGCCGAGCTCATCGCTTCCGCCGACAGGGCGCTCTATGGAGCGAAAAAAGCGGGCCGAGACTGTGTCGTCGTGTTCGGTGAAGAGACCGCCGGAGCCGCGAGCGAGTAG
- a CDS encoding non-reducing end alpha-L-arabinofuranosidase family hydrolase yields MKFSPWIAAGLGAALALTIAGARRASADPEARDRAIQKLMAGDLSWTATEPLAGPLDQGGDHFYSIKDPSFVWAKGRWHVFCTVRGKNRPQQIEYLTFKDWSDVGAGERRLLPITDDYFCAPEVFYFAPQKKWCLLYQYSPGSKVDANRVPALSTNSDVGNWRGWTKPEPLYDSASAAAVKFAGSWIDFWIICDDANAYLFFTRDNGEMYRAQTRLADFPRGWSEPVLTIKGDIFEAGHTYKVKGTDQYLTVIEALGPGKRYYKAYSAKTLDGEWTPVAATWDKPFASQNNVAQPAGQWTESISHGELFRDGIDQHLEVDPLGLRMLIQGVDAEGYAKDYGQIPWRLAILQSNLK; encoded by the coding sequence GTGAAATTTTCACCATGGATAGCCGCGGGACTGGGCGCCGCGCTGGCGCTGACAATCGCAGGCGCGCGGCGGGCGAGCGCCGATCCCGAGGCGCGCGATCGGGCGATCCAAAAGCTCATGGCGGGCGATCTTTCGTGGACCGCGACCGAGCCGCTGGCGGGACCGCTGGATCAGGGCGGCGATCACTTCTACTCCATCAAGGACCCGTCGTTTGTTTGGGCAAAAGGCCGGTGGCATGTGTTCTGCACGGTGCGCGGCAAGAACCGGCCGCAGCAGATCGAATATCTGACCTTCAAGGACTGGAGCGATGTCGGCGCCGGCGAACGCCGCCTGCTGCCGATCACGGACGATTACTTCTGCGCCCCCGAAGTGTTCTACTTCGCGCCGCAGAAGAAATGGTGTCTCCTTTATCAATATTCGCCCGGCTCCAAGGTTGACGCCAATCGCGTTCCGGCGCTGTCCACGAACAGCGATGTGGGCAATTGGCGCGGATGGACCAAACCCGAACCGCTCTACGATTCGGCGAGCGCCGCCGCCGTGAAGTTCGCCGGCTCCTGGATCGACTTCTGGATCATCTGCGACGACGCCAATGCGTATCTCTTCTTCACCCGCGACAATGGCGAGATGTACCGGGCGCAAACCAGGCTCGCGGACTTCCCGCGCGGCTGGAGCGAGCCTGTGCTGACGATCAAAGGGGATATCTTCGAGGCGGGCCACACGTATAAGGTCAAGGGGACGGACCAGTACCTTACCGTGATTGAGGCGCTCGGCCCGGGGAAACGATATTACAAAGCCTATTCGGCCAAAACGCTGGACGGGGAGTGGACGCCGGTGGCGGCGACATGGGACAAACCCTTTGCGTCGCAGAATAATGTCGCCCAGCCCGCCGGTCAATGGACGGAAAGCATCAGCCACGGCGAGCTGTTCCGAGACGGAATCGACCAGCATCTGGAGGTTGATCCGCTGGGCCTGCGCATGCTGATCCAGGGCGTCGACGCCGAGGGATACGCGAAGGATTACGGACAGATCCCGTGGCGGCTGGCGATCCTGCAATCGAATTTGAAATAA
- a CDS encoding sugar phosphate isomerase/epimerase family protein has product MMKLGVTTLGCPNWTMDEILTNVKAYGYDGVELRGIGPDLDLTKSPHFATDAETARTRRRFADAGLEISALDSSVVLAQAESAQRDAALQHGRETIDLAARLGVPYVRVFGGGDAMRHDDAEDLVAAGLAELGEYALGTGADISVLLETHDAFSTGAQVAAAVARAAHPRAAALWDLHHPARHGEAPAESYHALAPYTRSTHVKDSIAGGTYCLCGDGDIPLREMIALLRAGGYDGYVTLEWEKRWIPELLEPEVAFPQYAKVLREWLGE; this is encoded by the coding sequence ATGATGAAACTTGGCGTAACCACTCTGGGATGTCCGAATTGGACCATGGATGAAATCCTGACAAATGTGAAGGCGTACGGCTACGACGGCGTGGAGCTGCGCGGGATCGGGCCGGACCTGGACCTGACGAAATCTCCGCACTTTGCGACGGACGCCGAGACCGCGCGGACCCGGCGGCGCTTCGCCGACGCGGGCCTCGAAATCTCGGCGCTCGATTCCTCGGTCGTTCTGGCGCAGGCCGAATCTGCCCAGCGCGACGCCGCCTTGCAGCATGGCCGCGAGACCATCGATCTGGCCGCTCGCCTCGGCGTTCCATACGTGCGCGTCTTCGGCGGCGGCGACGCTATGCGCCACGATGACGCCGAAGACCTCGTCGCCGCCGGCCTCGCCGAGCTTGGCGAATACGCTCTGGGCACAGGCGCGGACATCTCCGTCCTGCTCGAAACCCACGACGCCTTCAGCACCGGCGCCCAGGTCGCCGCCGCCGTCGCGCGCGCCGCTCACCCCCGCGCCGCCGCCCTCTGGGACCTGCACCACCCCGCGCGCCACGGCGAAGCCCCCGCCGAATCCTACCACGCCCTCGCGCCCTACACCCGCTCCACCCATGTGAAAGACAGCATCGCCGGCGGAACCTACTGCCTGTGCGGCGACGGCGATATCCCCCTGCGCGAAATGATCGCCCTGCTGCGCGCCGGCGGCTACGACGGATATGTGACATTGGAGTGGGAGAAGCGCTGGATCCCGGAGCTGCTGGAGCCCGAAGTGGCGTTTCCGCAGTACGCGAAGGTGCTGCGGGAGTGGCTGGGGGAGTAA
- a CDS encoding endonuclease domain-containing protein yields MHLRGSRLQGLHFRQQQVIDGFIVDFFCHSANLVVEVDGGVHLNQQEYDQERDAVLVARGLHILRVPASDVESRIYDVLTRIKQAAAQMLPSPQTES; encoded by the coding sequence ATGCATTTGCGTGGCAGCCGTCTTCAGGGCCTGCACTTTCGTCAGCAGCAGGTCATTGACGGCTTCATTGTAGACTTCTTCTGCCATTCTGCAAATCTTGTGGTGGAAGTTGACGGAGGCGTGCATCTGAACCAGCAAGAATACGATCAAGAGCGAGACGCCGTCCTCGTTGCTCGCGGTCTCCATATCCTGCGGGTTCCTGCGTCTGACGTAGAAAGCCGCATCTACGACGTTCTCACCAGAATCAAACAGGCGGCTGCGCAGATGCTACCCAGTCCCCAAACCGAATCATAA
- a CDS encoding metallophosphoesterase, which produces MRASYPMIYAIGDVHGESDALRTLLAKLPLQPTDLVIFLGDLINRQGRNPFDCVEQVLQFDRCRKICLQGNHEEAMMFFLESGDMSVMTGMGGQTTLDSYEAAGYPIRPGDPTSLPESHARFYFQAESWTLPFYITDDYIFTHAGWDLAQPLERQVPTRWRWERVTGVERRVWTQTVIRGHTPMPKVTHALTKGYIGIDTGCGMGGFLSAIALPGETTYSARPASFSPGWFTKMRR; this is translated from the coding sequence ATGAGGGCCTCCTACCCCATGATCTACGCCATCGGCGACGTCCACGGCGAATCCGACGCCCTCCGAACTCTTCTCGCCAAACTCCCCCTCCAGCCCACCGACCTTGTGATCTTCCTCGGCGACCTGATCAACCGTCAGGGCCGAAACCCCTTCGACTGCGTCGAACAAGTCCTTCAATTCGACCGCTGCCGCAAGATCTGCCTCCAGGGCAACCACGAAGAAGCGATGATGTTCTTTCTGGAGTCGGGGGACATGAGCGTGATGACCGGCATGGGCGGCCAAACGACTTTGGATTCCTATGAGGCGGCGGGATACCCGATCCGGCCCGGTGATCCCACATCCCTCCCGGAATCGCACGCCCGTTTCTACTTTCAAGCGGAGAGCTGGACGCTGCCGTTTTACATCACTGACGATTACATCTTCACCCACGCCGGATGGGATTTGGCCCAGCCTTTAGAGCGGCAGGTTCCCACGCGCTGGCGCTGGGAGCGCGTGACCGGAGTCGAAAGACGCGTTTGGACGCAGACCGTCATTCGCGGACACACGCCGATGCCCAAAGTCACGCACGCCCTGACCAAAGGCTACATCGGGATCGACACCGGCTGCGGCATGGGCGGCTTCCTCAGCGCTATCGCCCTTCCGGGTGAGACCACATACTCAGCGCGCCCGGCGTCATTCTCGCCCGGGTGGTTTACGAAGATGCGGCGGTAG
- a CDS encoding class II fructose-bisphosphate aldolase, whose product MIVTTKLLFEHAYGKYAVGAYNINNAEQAMGLFKGNIDAKSPFIIQISKGARAYTDKRMLEGIIRACDEIFPEAVFAVHLDHGDEQTCYDCIDSGFYSSVMIDASHDPFEENVAITKRVVERAHAKGISVEAELGQLGGVEEDIQVDEKNAHLTDPDEAKIFVEQTGCDSLACAIGTSHGAYKFTGGQGIHFDVVGEIQKQLPGVPLVMHGSSSVPEDEVARINAAGGKLKEGAKGVDIKQYLPAAKLGVCKVNIDTDGRLVWTRVLREFFLAKPEDFDLRSSGKIFIPEYAKFIVSRSEALGSAGQLDSVRELALSKK is encoded by the coding sequence ATGATCGTCACCACGAAGCTGCTTTTCGAGCATGCGTATGGGAAGTATGCCGTCGGCGCCTACAACATCAACAATGCGGAACAGGCGATGGGCCTTTTCAAGGGCAACATCGACGCCAAGTCCCCCTTCATCATTCAGATCTCGAAAGGCGCCCGCGCTTATACCGACAAGCGAATGCTCGAAGGCATCATCCGGGCCTGCGACGAGATCTTCCCGGAAGCCGTCTTCGCGGTCCACCTCGACCATGGCGATGAGCAGACCTGTTACGACTGTATCGACAGCGGGTTCTACTCCTCGGTCATGATCGACGCGTCCCACGATCCGTTCGAAGAGAACGTCGCCATCACCAAGCGCGTCGTCGAGCGCGCCCACGCCAAGGGCATCAGCGTCGAGGCCGAGCTCGGCCAGCTGGGCGGCGTCGAGGAAGACATCCAGGTCGATGAGAAGAACGCGCACCTGACCGATCCCGACGAAGCGAAGATCTTCGTCGAGCAGACCGGCTGCGACAGCCTGGCCTGCGCCATCGGCACCTCGCACGGCGCCTACAAGTTCACCGGCGGCCAGGGCATCCACTTCGACGTGGTCGGCGAGATCCAGAAGCAGCTCCCCGGCGTCCCGCTCGTCATGCACGGCTCCAGCTCGGTCCCGGAAGACGAAGTCGCGCGCATCAACGCCGCCGGCGGTAAGCTGAAGGAAGGCGCCAAGGGCGTCGACATCAAGCAGTACCTGCCCGCCGCGAAGCTGGGCGTCTGCAAGGTCAACATCGACACCGACGGCCGCCTCGTCTGGACCCGCGTTCTGCGCGAGTTCTTCCTGGCGAAGCCCGAAGACTTCGACCTTCGCAGCTCGGGCAAGATCTTCATCCCCGAGTACGCCAAGTTCATCGTCAGCCGCTCCGAAGCCCTCGGCTCCGCCGGCCAACTGGACAGCGTCCGCGAACTGGCTCTGAGCAAGAAGTAA
- a CDS encoding DNA-3-methyladenine glycosylase, whose translation MSTIALPKAAHGARPLPREFYLEPTLTVARRLLGQIVVRTLPTGERLSGIIVETEGYLVGDPACHSYRGKTPRNASMFGPPGHAYVYLSYGMHQMLNLVCQDEGVAEAVLVRALEPLEGVETMRSLRGGITNSIQLTNGPGKLAAAIALTRQEDDGVDVTDPKSRLQIIPGQIVPDSEIVDSKRIGITQGADLPWRYYLRGNAYVSRK comes from the coding sequence ATGTCCACCATCGCTTTGCCCAAAGCCGCGCACGGCGCGCGGCCGCTGCCTCGGGAATTTTATCTGGAGCCGACCCTCACCGTCGCCCGCCGTCTTCTGGGACAGATCGTCGTTCGGACGCTGCCCACGGGAGAGCGTCTTTCCGGAATCATCGTCGAAACCGAAGGGTATTTGGTGGGCGATCCGGCCTGTCATTCGTATCGCGGCAAGACGCCGCGCAATGCGAGCATGTTTGGGCCGCCAGGGCATGCGTATGTGTATCTTTCCTACGGGATGCACCAGATGCTCAACCTTGTCTGCCAGGATGAGGGCGTGGCCGAGGCGGTGCTGGTGCGGGCGCTGGAGCCTCTGGAGGGCGTCGAGACAATGCGCTCGCTGCGCGGCGGAATCACGAACAGCATTCAGCTGACCAATGGTCCCGGCAAGCTGGCGGCCGCGATCGCGCTCACGCGTCAGGAAGACGACGGCGTGGATGTGACCGATCCCAAGAGCCGCTTGCAAATCATCCCCGGACAGATCGTTCCCGATTCCGAGATCGTGGACTCCAAGCGCATTGGCATTACGCAGGGCGCCGATCTGCCGTGGCGCTACTACCTACGCGGCAACGCGTATGTCTCGCGGAAGTAG